A region of the Bacillus sp. NP247 genome:
TCATGCGTTACAATAATAATCGTTCGTCCTTCTTCATTCAGTTGTAATAGCAAATTCATAATTTCTTCTCCTGTTTTTCTATCTAAATTCCCTGTCGGTTCATCAGCCAATATTAATTCTGGTTCACCTACTAACGCTCTAGCAATTGCGACGCGCTGCTGTTGTCCACCTGATAGCTCGTCCGGTGTTTTATGCATATGTTCTTTTAAACCTACTTTTTCTAAATAGAACTTCGCCTTATTTTCTCTTTCACGTTGCTTTAGCTTTCTATACGTTAGTGGTAGTGCTACATTATCCAGTACACTATGTTCTTTTAACAACGCAAAATATTGAAAAATAAATCCAATCATTTCATTTCTTGTTTTATGAACTTTATTTGCTCTAATTTCAGTTAATGTTTTTTCATTTAACGTATATTCACCCTCATTTGGCATATCAATTAATCCTATAACATTTAATAGCGTACTTTTCCCCGACCCTGATCGACCCATTATCGCTATAATTTCGCCCTTATTTATCGTTAAGTTTATACCGTTTAACGCGAACGTATTATGGTTCTTGTTACTATACACCTTCTTAATGTCTTTCAATACAATTAAACTCATTATTCCATCCCACCTATTAATGTTTTTGGTTCAAGCTTTCTAATAAATAAGAAGACAATTACATTTGAGACAATGATAATCAATAATAAGAAAAGAAATACTAAAAACAATATAGGCATATCCAATTTAAAGTCTAATACCGTTGCTTCCTTTAAATCCTTCGACATTTGTAATAGAACCCCATACCTCCATGAAAAGTAAGCTATTGACATTCCTAAGCCAGTTATTGCTACAACAATGTTCTCTAAAACAATTTGAATAAACATACCAAATTTACTTTCGCCAAAAGCTATTTTTATACCAAATTCCCGCTTTCTCATCAAGATAGAAACAATGGTCGTTACTACAATTCCGACGATCGAGAATACAATGAATAAGATTCCTACTATAAGTTGAGGTATTTCAGAATAGCCGTTAAGAGTAACATCTTCATTTATTTCATCACCTAAACTTTTTAAAGGAAACGTACCGCCGTTTCCTTTAAGTTGAATTGATTCTTCTAGTTTCTTTACATCTGCACCTTTTTGTAAGTATAACACTGTACTTTGATGTAGCCTTAAAAACATTGCTTCATATTTTTCAAATCTATCAAATGACATAGGCATTATCATTGCGTAATCCAACTTCAAATATGTGTTCGTCGTATTATTATTTACGATAAATTTATTTTCTGGCAAAAATCCTGTAATTGTATATTGATTATTAATTGTATCCCCAACTTGAAAATATTTCTTAAAGTAAGAACCCATTAAAACTTTTGTTTTTTCTTCACTATTTTTTTGAAAGTCATCATGCGAGAAACCTTCTTCAGGTTTTAAAGGTAAACCTAACATTTTATAGTAATTTTCATCTGCAAAAATTGTTTTAATGGTAGGTCTTTCATCGTGAAACGTTTTATGTTTCAAATCAGTAATCATACTGTTTTGAAATGGTCTATTACTTGACTCTATTTCAATAACTCGCTCCTCGTATGTACCATACGAAATCACATCTTTATTTTGATGAATTGTATTATAAACCGCTTGAATTTTCTCTTTATTAAATTGATTGCTTTGTAATCTATCTGTCGTCATTTCAAAAGTAACTAAATATGTTTTATCCACATTTAATACCGAGCTGGATTTATCGTTTAGATGGTGTAAATTATAAAATACATTAATTGAACTCGTTATAGTTGCTAATCCAAATGTAATCTGTATTAGAAGAAGTACGGAAAATAGAAATCTCTTTTTTAATGCTATGAACGCACTTTTTATTCTCATCATTTTTACTCCTTTAATGCTTTAGCAGGTTCACTTTTAAGCACATATACAAATGGTATTACAGAGAGGATGAAAGCTATAGTAAGTGAAAGAAATACACACATTACAATATGAGTAGACTGTAAACTAATACTATAACTTGTAAACTCTATAATATTTTCACTCAAAATGCTAAAAATCCATTGTATGCATATTGCACAGGCTGATGCAGTGATTGCACATAAAAATAATTGACTAAATATAAAAATAAAAAGATTTACATTACTTGCTCCCAAAGCTTTCCTTAACGACAAACTTTTTTTCTTCGTATAAATCCAATAATAACTTACTATTATACTGGTAATTAAAGCTATACATAAAAGCCTATATGGAAAACTGAGTAACTCTTCTACGGCTTCACTTGAGTTTTTTTCCTTCTCATAGTTCTCTTTTTCACTAATCACTTTGGCATTTATATCTTTATTGTTCTGTTTCATATGCTGTATGAAAGTTTCTATTTCCTTGATAGGGTTTTCGTTAGAACGAACAATCATTTGGAATGTATTATCTTTTTGTATCATCTGTTTCACTTCATCTGGCATGTCATTTAGAGAGACGTAAATTTTAATATTATACTCATATCCAGTATTTTCTCCAGCTACGCCTTTAACTGTATATTCCTTATTAAATAATTTTATTGTTTCCATATCCTTATAAATTTTCTTCCCCACTACTACACTATTTTTTTCATCTTGTCCCATCTGAGAACCTTTTAGCAAAGGTGGAGACCAATTTTTATTAAGGAGACCATTCATTATTACGTGGCCGATATCCGGAATAGTAATACGAATATCATTTGTAATAACACTAGCGTTTTTAAAATCAGATTCTACTAACGTCTGAAATTGTTCGAAATTGATTTCCCCCATATTAGTAAGTTGAACAGAATAGTAATAATTAAAATAACCATTTTTACTATCATAAAATTTCTCATCATAATAATCTCGCGTCGACATTGCGATCAGGATTGGCCATATTGTCAATACAAATCCAATAAATAACATAATGAATATTGTTTTGTTCACCACTATTTCTTTTAATACTAGATTCATATATCCTCCTCATTTTAAAAACCTTGAAAAAGGCATTTATCCTTTTTCACGGTTTTTGTTGATATTTATTTAATTACCATTTCCTTAGAAGTGTACGCACTATCCCCTACCATTATCCATTCATGACCCGAATAACCTCTGGTCACCGGTCCTTTGGATGCAACGCTAACGTTTATACGATCTGAAATTTTAGCATCATACAATGCTAACTCTTTAGAAGTCCCATCATCAAAGCTAGCTCTTACAGTCATCTTGTAAAAATGAGGTTCGTTCTTTTTCGCAGTATAGGCAGTTGCCTTAGCTTTTGCTCCGCTTCCTGTCCACGTTGCATTATTATCCCAACTAATCGAAGCAAATGAAACGGAAGAAGCCATACCTAATAAACAAGCAGTTAGCCCTGTAGTAGCTAAAGTTTTTTGAAGTAAGTTTTTCATATAAACTCAATCTCCCTTGTTTAATATATTCACTTAAATATTTAAGTATTTTCAGGCCTTGTCCTCATTATACATAAAAAAAATAATCTTATATCAAAAAATCCTAATATTTACATTTCTTTGCATAACCCTTACATTCCCCTGAACTTTCCGTCATAAAACAAAAAGATGGTATGAAACTCCAATTCACACCATCTTTGTACTAATATTATTTATTTGACTGTATACCAGGAAGAATATATTTCACAATCAATTCCCATCTATCCCGTGCATTCGGCATAATTTCAGAAGCACTTACTACAACCAAATCCTGCTTCGGAATACAACAAATCATATTCCCACCATCGCCCATTGCACAGTATGTTTCTTGTAATAATTGATATAAATCATTTGGTAATTCTACATGTAAACATTTTTGTATATCACTAAGCTCATCCTTCGTAGCCGGATTTTTTAAGCTTAAGTTTGATGAGATACTGTGAATGTTGTCTTTCCACATCACCTTTTCTCCTCCTTATGTTCAATCGAGTATATATATAAGGCTACTCTGAATTTATTAATACCACTTTTCTAACAACCTCTTCTCCTTCTCGCCTGAAATACCTGCTTTTAATTCCCATTCGTCCATACTCTTTATCCAGTCATGCACGTCTGTAACAGTATCTTCTAACCTTCTAAAAGTAAGCCCTGCTTTAACAGCATTCTCGACACAAATAGAAAACCCACCTTTCCACGGCTTCGTTTCACCTTCTAACAAAAAAGTTTCGGGAAGCCATAAAGGCATCTCTGTCCAAGGCTGCACTTTATTTTCATTCATAAATGACTCATCTACCCAAACGAATTCAGCATCGCTATTCGTAACCTTTTTACACACATTTAATAGCTCTTCCATCGTCAATTCATCATTTGGACCTGTTATATTGAATGTACCGGCTTTATTATTTTCTGCCATGTTTAGTCCAAAGCTCGCAACATCTTTTATATCAACTAACTGTACTGGACGGTCTTTTCTTCCTGGTACTAACACTTTTCCACCTTTTGCTACACGCTGAACCCAGTATGGAAGGCGATCTGTATAATCAAACATTCCTGAAAGAAGTCCTGCTCTTACATGTAAAACACGCCCTGGCCAATACTTCTCTGCCTCTTTTTCGCATAATACTTTAAGCGCACCATAATACTCATACGGAGATATTTCACCATTCTCTACAGCCTTCATTTGATTACTCGTCGGTTCTGGTTGTAATATATAGTCTTCTTTTATGTGATGCGGGATCCAATCTTTATATACGGAAAGACTTGAGATGAATATATAGTGCTTAACATTATCCTTTAATACTTCTCCAACATTCCTAATGTGATGCGGAGAAAACCCACACGTGTCGACTACCGCGTCCCATTTTCGATTTTCTAATCTTGAAACATCATCATTTCTGTCACCGATTAACTGCTCTACGTAAGGAAAAATTTCTTTGTTTGTTCCACGGTTGAATAATGTAACTTCATGCCCTCTTTTTAAAGCCTCTTCTACAAATGCTCTTCCTAAAAATCGTGTGCCACCTAGTATTAGAATTTTCATGGTTCTCCCCCATTCGTGATAAAAAATCTATTCTTTTGTTTAACGATTTTTTGAGGTGGAAAGTTACGGGTATTTATTTTTTTACTTCAATTTTAATTCTATAGACAAAAAAGAAACCATTTTGAAAAATTAATCAAGATGGTTTCTAAATTAAAAAGTAATTATATTTTATATGTATCTTAACTAAATTGCTAACTCTCATTCTGTTCATTAATTCTTTAACTCCGCACAACTTCCCCATCAACAAATCAATCTCAACAACGAAAAAACAAGCCCGATGCAAAGGCATCGAACTTATTTTTTTAAGCTTGATAGCTAATAAGTGTGAATTAAAATTAATATGAAGTCCAGCCGCCGTCTACAGAAATCACTTGTCCGTTTACAAAACTAGCTTCGTCTGATCCTAAGAAGATAGCCAGTTGTGCAACTTCTTCTGGTTGTCCAGCACGTGGATTAATTGCCATACCTAATGCTTGGCGGCTCGCACCAAATTCGCTCATATTTGTCATTGTAGAAGCAATGTTTGTTATGACTGCTCCAGGAGCGATACCGTTACAACGGATGTTGTTGTTCGCATACATAAAGGCAGTGTTTTTTGTTAGGCCAACGACTGCATGTTTAGATGCTGTGTAAGCAGCACCAGCACGTGCACCGTATAATCCACCTGCAGAAATATTATTGACGATCGTACCGTGTCCTTGTTCCAAGAATAGATTCACTGCAATACGCATTGTTTTCATTACAGATACTGTATTCACAGAAAAAACCTTCTCCCAGCGTCCGTCTGAAACTTCACCAACAGGCTCCATTCCATCCATGATACCTGCATTATTAACAAGAATATCTAATTTCCCGTAAGCTTGTTTTGTTTCATCGAAAAGACGTTGAACATCTTCCTCGGAGGTAACGTTTGTTTGAACAACTATGGCCTCTGCACCTGTAGCTTTAATTCCTTGTACTACATGTTGAGCCCCTTCTAAGTTTAAGTCTGATACAACGACTTTTGCTCCTTCTTTTGCATAACCTTCTGCAATTGCTTTCCCCATGCCTGACGCAGCACCAGTGACAATTGCTACTTTACCTTTTAATCTCATCTGAAACGGCCCCCTTTGTCTTTTATTGCACAGTTGTTCAATAAAAATTATAATAATATAAAAGAACGCTTACAATGAGCAAAAAAACGATAAATGTTCAATAATTAACAAATCGTAAGAAATGTGTTCAATAAGAGGTGAAAAAATAATGCGTACAGATATACGTATTGTGAAAACAAAAGAGGCGTTACATAACGCATTGTTAGAATTATTAACCGAAAAAACTTTAGAAGTCATCTCCATCTCGGAAGTTTGCAGAAAAGCAAAAATAAATCGTGGTACATTTTACTTGCATTATAAACAAGTAGAAGATTTATTTGAGGAGTATTTTAAAGAAATTACAGCAGATTTGACACGGTCTTATCAAGAACCTTATCGCTATGTATCAGTATTGAAAACTAGTAAATTAGATCCTTCTACAATTCGGATTTTTCATCATATCGAAAAATACAAATCATTCTACAGAATTGTTTTTTCCAAAAAGGTTCCTTTAATGTACTATTATTTATTTTTTGAGGAAATAAAGCATTTGTTACTTCAAGATAAAGAAGCTTTGCTTAAAGAAGGCGTGAACCATTCACTTTATTGTTCCTACCAAGCAAATGCGATTATTGGCATCATTATTGAGTGGTATCAACATGATTTTTCTTATAGTACAAGTTATTTAAATGATCAGCTTGTTCAATTTTTAAATATGGGAGTAGACGGTTAATATAAAACAAAGTTGTATTGTTTATAAAAAAGATGTACCGAAAACTAACTACACTCTTTACGGCACTAACTGGGCAGGATAGCTCAATAAGAAAACTATCTCCATATGAAATAAAGTAACTCCAAAATATACAATAAAAGTTAATTTTGGAGTTACTTTTTATTTAATTCACTTTACTTCGGCACTCTGCATCTAGACGGTAAATCTGTTGACCACGGCAAGACTTTATCAATTTCTTCTTCATTGTTTAAATCGATATTTGGGAGTGTTTCAAACAAATAAAGAAGATAATAATAAGGATTTAAATTGCTCTCTTTTGCGATTTTAACCACACTATACATGATGGCACTTCCTCTAGCAACTCGCGGTGTATTTGAGAACATCTAATTCTTTCTTCCGTAATCTTAATTTAACGACTTCTTTCTCACAACACCTACTTCTATCATAGAGAACAAAACAAGTATAACTAAATCTTTAAAACTTAATTCCCCTATACTCGTAAGCTGTATAGAATAATAATGATTAAAATAACCATTTTTACGCTCATAAAATTTGTCATCATAATAATCTCGAATTGATATAGCTATTAGTAGTGGCAATATAGTTAATACAAATCCCATAAATAACCATAATGAATACTTTAACATTTCAACTGTTCTATAATTTGACTTCTGACACGCTGAAATAAGCATTTGCTCTACTCGTTTATCAAACTCTAAGTCTTTGCCTATTTCGAGCCAACGGAACCAATAAATGTAATTACCTGGATATTATAATTAATCCATAATGTAAAAAATTTTATTTATAAAAACAATGCTCCTGCCAAATTGACAGGAGCATTGCTTGTTCAACCTCTATTTACTTTTATATACTTGAATTGAAATGATCGAAATTAAACTAAGCAATCCCATAAATAAACAAATCGCACCTAGAATTGTATACGAATTTCCATACCCCTGTAATAAAGCTAAATATGTACTTGTATCCATATAACCGCCTTGCTCTGTAACAGATGCACCGGCTGCATTACTCCCCATTTTTGGTGCATTTATAAGAATATACACGCCGATAATAGATACTAATGCTGAAATAATTTCTACAATATTAGACTTTGTCATCATACCCTCACCTTTCAAACAACGTCTTTTATCCATCTAGTGAAATCTCTTTCTATCTCTTACTATACTAGCAAAAAAAGGAGATATAATTTAATCACCTTCTCTATTATTAGAATCAACAATATGAAAATATTCATTCTGTCTATTTCCATTTCATATATAATTAAAATATCCAATATTTGATTAACAAATTATACGTACTTAGGTAGGTGATAAATATTAATAAAAAGATAGTTTATCATTCAATATTTTACATTTATTCTCTCACATCGTTCTTTTATATCTTTTTGCTAAACATAGAAAATGGTCGTAATTATTTGGGTTTTACGATGGTTGTTCCGTTGTTAGCCGTTATTTTATATCAAAAAGCATATAAGAAACAAGAAATTTTTCATACATTTGGCATTTCACGTCCAACATTAAAATCACTAATTTTCTCCATTTTATTCCCACTACTTCTAGGTCTATGTCTCCATTTCTATTTTTATATTTATAATATAAGGTTTTTATTTAATCACTGTAATGAATTGGTATTTCTTTTACTTATTGGTCTTACAATTGCAGCTTTGTCTGCATTTTTAGAGGAAATTATTTGGCGCGGGAATTCCCATTATTATTTACGAAAAAAATATTCATTAATACAAACCGCAATAATTACAGCTTCATTGTGGTCTTTATGGCATTTACCAGTAGCAATCTTTTATAAAAATTATGAGTTTTGGTTTGTAGGAATATTAAGTTATCTCGCTTTATTATTTATATTATCTATAATTTTGACGTACACGAGAGAATATGGTCGTTCTGTAGTATCACCCGCAATCTTACATGGGATGTTTAATGTATTTTATTTAACGGATGTAGCGCAAAATAAGTGGGATGCTAGCCTAATAGAATTAATTAAATTTATCTTACTAGCAATTGTGCTCGGCATGATGTACCTTATACATCACAAAGTTAAAGAATAGTTAAAAGGAAAGAAAAAAGTTGTTTCCGCTTTTAGTTGAAAGTACCTTTAATAGCTCATAAAGTACTTCAACACCTTACAATTATTCAATAATCGTATAGGTGTTGAAGTTTTATAATCTTAGTTGAACAACTTTGTTCTCACAACACTTATTTCAATCATGGAAAGCATAACTATTCCTTTTATTGTCATTTTCATAAAACTATTAAATTAGGAAATATACACTCTTTGATTAACCTCCATCTATCCCGCGCTTCCGGTACAATTTCAGATGCAATCGCCACCACCAGTTCCTTCTCCGGTACACAACAAATCACATTCCCACCATCGCCCATTGCACAGTATGAAAAGATTCCATCTTCCTCTCGTAACCACCATAAGTAACCATATCGATTTGAATTCATTGCTGTTGATTCTTTTACCCATGATTTTGAAAGAATTTGCTTTCCATTATGCATACCTTCACTCAAATATAAACGTCCAAACTTCACCATATCTTTAACTGTTAACGTAAGTCCCCATCCACCCGTCGAAATACCGTTTGGATCGTGAACCCATCCTTTCACATCTTTTCCGAATAAGTCATCGAATCCAAATGCTTTCATATTGTAGTTTGGAATTTCTCTCATACCGATTTGCTGGAATAGGTATTCATTCGCAAATTCACGAGCACTTTTCCCTGTTACACTCGTAATAATTGCTGATAGTAAATGAGCACCTGCAGATGAATATTTAAAAGATCCGATTTCTCCGCCTTGTCCGATTCTATTTAGCGTATACTGCACCCAATCCTGTTGTGTACATAGTTCTTCTAACGGTTCCTGCCAATCTACAAAAGGATATGGAGCTGTCATTGTAAGTAGATGCCGAACTGTTACTTCAGATTCTTTAAGATTATATTCAGGAAAAAACTCTATTACTTTTTGATTAACACTTTTGATATATCCTTTATCTATACATATTCCAATTAACGCAGAGATTATCGTTTTTGTGACTGACGCTACATGAAATGCATCATCTGGACCGTAACCATTATAATAGTTTTCAAAAACAACATTACCTTTCTGCATTACTAACATACCATTTATATTTTTGTATTCTTCTTTTATAATGCAATCTAACTTTTCAGCAATTTTCATTGTTCTTCCCCCTTGATCAATGATTAAAAAGGTTCGATAGGTACATATATATCAACTATATGTTTATGTTCGGGATGCTGCCTTGGATCATTTCTATATACTTCAAAAGGGTACGAATCTCTCGGTTTATATCCGCTATTTGGCAGCCATTCACCGTATAAGAAATCCCATGCTCCTTTATATTCATCTTGGTGTATTTCAAAACGACCTACCGCATACTTGCCTGAAGGTATTACCATTATTCCAATGTCGCTCGTTCCTACTGCGGACTCATCCGGAATTGTTATACATAGACTTGTTCTTAACTGATAGTCTTCTGTAAATTCATGATGATCGTGGTAAATTGTTAATACTTTCGTATCCTCAAATACATGGTATTTTTGCTCCAATGCGTAATGAAATAGTTTTTCTATCATTTTTGGAAAAGCTATAGCTAAGTCTTTATATGTACCTACATGTCGTATGTATGCAACGTTTACGGTATCCGCTGTAACAATTTCGACCTCTCCTCGAACCTTCTTACCTACATTGTATTGAGAACCTTCCCTAACGTCTTTGCAATTCTTGCTATTGTGATTTCTATAGTTTGACGGACTTACTCCGTAATAATTTTTAAATGTACGAGAGAAAACAGCTGAATCTGTAAACCCAAAATGATACGCGATATCTGTTATCGTCATGTCTGTGCGATATGTAAGTAGATTTGTTGCCCTTTCTAGTTTCAAGCGATTCACATACCGAGATAATGGTTCATCCACTATCCCTTTAAAGATTCTATGAAAATGAAACTTTGAAAAGCCTGCTACATTGGCTAACTCTTCAATTGAAAGTGAATCATTTATGTTTGATTCTATATAATCTTGAACTTTATATATGCGTCTTATGTACTCATTTCTACTTTGAGAACTCTCCATATTCATACCTCCTCACAACAAAAAGGCTAACTTCACGTTAGCCTACTTTATACATTTTTTAAAAATAAAACTCTACTCCCGCCATTACCATCATAATTTGTATGTACGGATACACCTTCTATTTCATCATCTCCAGCTTCAATTTGAAAGCCGATTTCTTGATGAAATTGTATCGATTTTTTATTAACTGGTGACGTGATTGCTTTTACAACTTTACGGTTGCTTGCACGAGCGACATCAAAGAAATAAGAATACAATGTCGTTGCGATTCCTTTTCTTCTATACTTTGGATTTACGCCGATAAAATGAACGTATGCTTCATCTTTATGCGTTTGTGAAAAGAATCCACATAAGAAACCTAACGTTTTTCCATCTTCTTCAATGATAAAACTCGTTTCTTGGAAGTGAACGAAGAACAATTTTGGCAACATACTAGCCATATCTCTCCCGCCCCACCAATCATTTAATACAGAATGAATCTTTTCATAATCTTCCCCTTGAATGTTTCTTACTCGCATGTATTTCTCCCTCTCACTCACTTCATTTTTTCATATATTTTAATAACCGTTTCGACTAAAAGAATGAATACCCAAATACCTGAAAATACAAGAACAGACTGGAATATCGATCCAATTACCATAACACCAACTGCACCTGTTATTGAAAATGATATTCCACCAAGCCCTGGATCCTGTATAAGTGCTCCAGCAGAAAAAGCAGTTATAATAGATACTATTAAATAAATAACACTCATTATTTTTAATATTTTTATAGAAAGATACGAAGTTTGTTTTTCTTCCACTTGTGATAATTCGATCTCCCCGCTCGCAATTCCTTTTTGCAAGCAGTCCTCACATAAAAATTCTTCATTAAATTTTTTACCACCATGCAATGTACCTGTTATTTCTTTACATCGTGAACATTTTCGATTTATCATTTTGATATCACTCCAATCAACTATGATTATCTTAATATAATTCGACATTTACCTTATTATCCCTTTTATGTATTTTATAGAGAAAGGTCGTGTTTTATGATTTCAAAACCCACATTTGGTTCTAAAAATCCCACCGTTCATTATGTATTACGGCCGAGTTGCTATGCGGTTATTTTCAATCCAGTTACTTCAAACATAGCTGTCATTCAAAATAGAGAACGTTATTTTTTACCAGGTGGCGGTATGGAAGGTACGGAAACAAAAGAAGCATGTCTACATCGTGAATTACTAGAGAAATTAGGATGGGCAATTGAAATTGATCAATATATCGGTAATGCAGCGCGATATTTTTATGCAGAAAAAGAAGGTACATATTATTTAAACGATGGGTTCTTTTACATTGCGAACATGGTACATAAGCAAACCGAAAACTGTGGGGAGGATCATATTTTAAGGTGGATGTCTCCATCGCTTGCTATAGAACATTTAATTCATGATCATCAAAAATGGGCCGTTGAACAAGCACTTTTATTGCAAAAACAAAAATGATCTCCTTCTATGTGAAAGAGATCATTTTAAAGGTTAGCTTACTTTTTTCAAATTGAGAGCTGGCTTTTTGATTCCGCCTTTTTTTACAACATATAAACCCACAAAGATTATAAGTCCGCCAACCAGTTGCATCATATTGACTTGCTCACCTATTGTTACAGCTGCAAAGATAACTGCGAACAGTGGTACGAGATACATATATACCATTACTTTCGTTGAACCTATTTTACTAATACCGACATACCACATCGCAAGTCCGAAGATTGTCGCAAAGACGATTGAATATGCTAGAGAGCCCCAGCTCGGCATATCCACTGGCCACGTTAATGTATTTACATTGAATAAACAATATACAACAAGTGGTACAATTCCAATTAAAGTAGACCATGATGTAACTCTCATTGCCGAGTATTTTGTAATAAGAGGTTGTGCTAAAATTGGGTACCATCCCCACGCAATTGCTGCGACTAATCCAATTATATTTCCAAGCCACGCATACTCGTAAGTAGCTCCTCCTGTATGCCCTGTTAATAAAACGAATGCTGCACCAATAAACGCTACTATTGAACCAATTTGTACTTTCATCGAAAAACGTTCTTGTTTGTGTAATACTGCTAATATCCCTGTAAATATAGGTGACATCGCAATTAATAATGAAGCGCTCGTTGCTGAAGTATATTTCACAGATAGCATAAACATCGTTTGGTACATTGTCGTACCAACGATACCGACTGCTAATAATCGTAACCAATCTTTTC
Encoded here:
- a CDS encoding SDR family oxidoreductase, which gives rise to MRLKGKVAIVTGAASGMGKAIAEGYAKEGAKVVVSDLNLEGAQHVVQGIKATGAEAIVVQTNVTSEEDVQRLFDETKQAYGKLDILVNNAGIMDGMEPVGEVSDGRWEKVFSVNTVSVMKTMRIAVNLFLEQGHGTIVNNISAGGLYGARAGAAYTASKHAVVGLTKNTAFMYANNNIRCNGIAPGAVITNIASTMTNMSEFGASRQALGMAINPRAGQPEEVAQLAIFLGSDEASFVNGQVISVDGGWTSY
- a CDS encoding CPBP family intramembrane glutamic endopeptidase — translated: MININKKIVYHSIFYIYSLTSFFYIFLLNIENGRNYLGFTMVVPLLAVILYQKAYKKQEIFHTFGISRPTLKSLIFSILFPLLLGLCLHFYFYIYNIRFLFNHCNELVFLLLIGLTIAALSAFLEEIIWRGNSHYYLRKKYSLIQTAIITASLWSLWHLPVAIFYKNYEFWFVGILSYLALLFILSIILTYTREYGRSVVSPAILHGMFNVFYLTDVAQNKWDASLIELIKFILLAIVLGMMYLIHHKVKE
- a CDS encoding TetR-like C-terminal domain-containing protein is translated as MRTDIRIVKTKEALHNALLELLTEKTLEVISISEVCRKAKINRGTFYLHYKQVEDLFEEYFKEITADLTRSYQEPYRYVSVLKTSKLDPSTIRIFHHIEKYKSFYRIVFSKKVPLMYYYLFFEEIKHLLLQDKEALLKEGVNHSLYCSYQANAIIGIIIEWYQHDFSYSTSYLNDQLVQFLNMGVDG
- a CDS encoding SDR family oxidoreductase; the protein is MKILILGGTRFLGRAFVEEALKRGHEVTLFNRGTNKEIFPYVEQLIGDRNDDVSRLENRKWDAVVDTCGFSPHHIRNVGEVLKDNVKHYIFISSLSVYKDWIPHHIKEDYILQPEPTSNQMKAVENGEISPYEYYGALKVLCEKEAEKYWPGRVLHVRAGLLSGMFDYTDRLPYWVQRVAKGGKVLVPGRKDRPVQLVDIKDVASFGLNMAENNKAGTFNITGPNDELTMEELLNVCKKVTNSDAEFVWVDESFMNENKVQPWTEMPLWLPETFLLEGETKPWKGGFSICVENAVKAGLTFRRLEDTVTDVHDWIKSMDEWELKAGISGEKEKRLLEKWY
- a CDS encoding ABC transporter ATP-binding protein encodes the protein MSLIVLKDIKKVYSNKNHNTFALNGINLTINKGEIIAIMGRSGSGKSTLLNVIGLIDMPNEGEYTLNEKTLTEIRANKVHKTRNEMIGFIFQYFALLKEHSVLDNVALPLTYRKLKQRERENKAKFYLEKVGLKEHMHKTPDELSGGQQQRVAIARALVGEPELILADEPTGNLDRKTGEEIMNLLLQLNEEGRTIIIVTHDIEVANKCNRIIELVDGEVVRS
- a CDS encoding transposase domain-containing protein encodes the protein MYSVVKIAKESNLNPYYYLLYLFETLPNIDLNNEEEIDKVLPWSTDLPSRCRVPK
- a CDS encoding ABC transporter permease, with product MNLVLKEIVVNKTIFIMLFIGFVLTIWPILIAMSTRDYYDEKFYDSKNGYFNYYYSVQLTNMGEINFEQFQTLVESDFKNASVITNDIRITIPDIGHVIMNGLLNKNWSPPLLKGSQMGQDEKNSVVVGKKIYKDMETIKLFNKEYTVKGVAGENTGYEYNIKIYVSLNDMPDEVKQMIQKDNTFQMIVRSNENPIKEIETFIQHMKQNNKDINAKVISEKENYEKEKNSSEAVEELLSFPYRLLCIALITSIIVSYYWIYTKKKSLSLRKALGASNVNLFIFIFSQLFLCAITASACAICIQWIFSILSENIIEFTSYSISLQSTHIVMCVFLSLTIAFILSVIPFVYVLKSEPAKALKE
- a CDS encoding serine hydrolase, whose amino-acid sequence is MKIAEKLDCIIKEEYKNINGMLVMQKGNVVFENYYNGYGPDDAFHVASVTKTIISALIGICIDKGYIKSVNQKVIEFFPEYNLKESEVTVRHLLTMTAPYPFVDWQEPLEELCTQQDWVQYTLNRIGQGGEIGSFKYSSAGAHLLSAIITSVTGKSAREFANEYLFQQIGMREIPNYNMKAFGFDDLFGKDVKGWVHDPNGISTGGWGLTLTVKDMVKFGRLYLSEGMHNGKQILSKSWVKESTAMNSNRYGYLWWLREEDGIFSYCAMGDGGNVICCVPEKELVVAIASEIVPEARDRWRLIKECIFPNLIVL
- a CDS encoding ABC transporter permease, with amino-acid sequence MMRIKSAFIALKKRFLFSVLLLIQITFGLATITSSINVFYNLHHLNDKSSSVLNVDKTYLVTFEMTTDRLQSNQFNKEKIQAVYNTIHQNKDVISYGTYEERVIEIESSNRPFQNSMITDLKHKTFHDERPTIKTIFADENYYKMLGLPLKPEEGFSHDDFQKNSEEKTKVLMGSYFKKYFQVGDTINNQYTITGFLPENKFIVNNNTTNTYLKLDYAMIMPMSFDRFEKYEAMFLRLHQSTVLYLQKGADVKKLEESIQLKGNGGTFPLKSLGDEINEDVTLNGYSEIPQLIVGILFIVFSIVGIVVTTIVSILMRKREFGIKIAFGESKFGMFIQIVLENIVVAITGLGMSIAYFSWRYGVLLQMSKDLKEATVLDFKLDMPILFLVFLFLLLIIIVSNVIVFLFIRKLEPKTLIGGME